One segment of Synechococcus sp. A15-24 DNA contains the following:
- a CDS encoding phosphomannose isomerase type II C-terminal cupin domain → MRVERPWGWYEDLLAAPGYKVKRLLIHRGRQLSLQRHRHRSESWTVVAGDGALLCGERWLEAEAGVMLTIPCGALHRARSDQSDLVMLEVQHGNDLREDDIERLQDDYGRVIS, encoded by the coding sequence ATGCGGGTTGAACGGCCCTGGGGCTGGTACGAAGACCTGCTGGCCGCTCCCGGTTACAAGGTGAAGCGACTGCTGATTCACCGTGGTCGGCAATTGTCACTCCAGCGTCACCGCCACCGCAGTGAGAGCTGGACGGTGGTCGCCGGAGATGGTGCCCTGCTGTGTGGTGAACGCTGGCTGGAGGCCGAGGCCGGCGTGATGCTCACCATTCCCTGTGGTGCATTGCATCGCGCCCGCAGTGACCAATCTGACCTGGTCATGCTCGAGGTCCAACACGGCAACGATTTGCGGGAAGACGACATCGAACGCCTGCAGGATGATTACGGACGGGTGATAAGTTGA
- a CDS encoding cation:proton antiporter has protein sequence MAMQASIGQVMHHPLGVFSLLVAISAAVPPLIRRIGLPDLVGLLVAGVVVGPHALNWVDSGSETVRLLSDLGAVYLLFTMGLEIDLEEFNRVKRRSFIYGLLILLIGVGTGVSIGLLAGFASVSCLLLGALMATHTPLGYPIVRSYGAQKDESVVVSVGSTIFTDIVALLLLAVGLGLGQGDLSGMGLGLLLLRIGLFAVLVVVGIRWLGRRLVLRGINDENRMVLAVLVALFLASLGAELAGVEKIVGAFLAGLAVNSVLPEGRVKEQVIFVGGVLFIPIFFIDLGLLLDVGSLGASLSNYQFTGLMLVGAIGGKGLASWISGALFGYRRPQILMMWSLTMPKVAATLATAFIGFQAGLLNQTVLNAVLAVMVVTATLGPILTERSVTRLNEARQGTLPASFGEEVSALEGVSEVVQRPLRIVVPVANPSNEQGLITMASRLLRGSAGGDGLLLPLAMVNPSLEEVRGGLNRAVAAARSRLRVAESIGADLQVPTRTLLRLDEDVAGGMSRTALEQAADLLLIGAGRQDQLRAWLMGDIVDGVCRTAHCPVVVVNLGRQADAAMHRILVPIKDLSASAREQVELALRVINSAPENQRTRITLLHVHDPRFSGSDRLWMEEQLIRWRPAGIPADRFHIVIVRGPGIDGSIHRLSRDHDLVILRTQRRRVAGLPIPGSDRTSKLISQLPCASMVISDPLV, from the coding sequence ATGGCCATGCAGGCCTCCATCGGCCAGGTGATGCATCACCCCCTCGGCGTGTTTTCGCTGCTGGTGGCGATCAGTGCGGCGGTGCCGCCCCTCATCCGCCGGATCGGTTTGCCCGACCTGGTGGGGCTGCTGGTTGCCGGCGTTGTGGTGGGACCGCACGCCCTCAACTGGGTGGACAGCGGCAGTGAAACGGTGCGGTTGCTCTCCGATCTGGGGGCGGTGTACCTGCTGTTCACCATGGGGCTGGAAATTGATCTGGAGGAGTTCAACCGGGTCAAACGCCGCTCCTTCATCTATGGCCTGCTGATTCTTCTGATCGGTGTCGGCACCGGCGTCAGCATCGGCCTGTTGGCTGGGTTCGCCTCCGTCTCCTGCCTGTTGCTGGGGGCCTTGATGGCCACCCACACGCCGCTGGGCTATCCGATCGTGCGCAGTTATGGCGCTCAGAAGGATGAATCGGTGGTGGTGAGTGTCGGCAGCACGATCTTCACCGACATCGTGGCGCTGCTGCTGCTGGCGGTGGGCCTGGGCCTCGGCCAAGGGGATCTCAGCGGTATGGGCCTGGGCCTGCTGCTGCTGAGGATCGGCCTGTTCGCTGTGCTGGTGGTGGTGGGTATCCGCTGGCTGGGGCGACGGCTGGTGCTGCGGGGCATCAATGACGAGAACCGCATGGTGCTGGCGGTGCTGGTGGCGCTGTTTCTGGCGTCCCTCGGGGCCGAGTTGGCGGGGGTGGAAAAAATTGTCGGTGCCTTCCTGGCCGGCCTGGCCGTGAATTCGGTCCTGCCGGAGGGGCGGGTGAAGGAGCAGGTGATCTTTGTGGGTGGTGTGCTGTTCATCCCGATCTTCTTCATCGATCTGGGTCTGCTGCTTGATGTGGGCAGCCTCGGGGCCAGCCTCAGCAATTACCAGTTCACCGGCCTGATGCTGGTGGGGGCCATCGGCGGCAAGGGTCTGGCCTCCTGGATCAGCGGCGCACTGTTCGGCTACCGCCGCCCGCAGATCCTGATGATGTGGTCACTGACCATGCCCAAGGTGGCAGCGACCCTGGCCACAGCCTTCATCGGCTTCCAGGCGGGGCTGCTCAATCAGACGGTGCTCAACGCTGTGCTGGCGGTGATGGTGGTGACGGCCACCCTCGGGCCGATCCTGACGGAGCGTTCGGTCACCCGTCTGAACGAGGCGCGTCAGGGCACGCTTCCCGCCAGCTTCGGGGAGGAGGTTTCCGCGTTGGAGGGGGTCAGCGAAGTGGTGCAACGGCCACTAAGGATCGTGGTGCCCGTGGCGAATCCCAGCAATGAGCAGGGGCTGATCACCATGGCCTCAAGATTGCTGCGGGGCTCGGCCGGTGGCGACGGTCTGTTGCTGCCCCTGGCGATGGTGAACCCAAGTTTGGAGGAGGTGCGCGGCGGTCTTAACCGTGCGGTGGCGGCGGCCCGCTCACGGTTGAGGGTGGCGGAGTCGATCGGAGCCGACCTGCAGGTGCCCACCCGCACGCTGTTGCGGCTGGATGAGGACGTGGCCGGTGGCATGAGCCGCACGGCGCTGGAACAGGCAGCGGATCTGCTGCTGATCGGTGCCGGCCGCCAGGACCAGCTGCGGGCCTGGTTGATGGGCGACATTGTTGATGGCGTGTGTAGAACGGCCCACTGCCCTGTGGTGGTGGTGAACCTTGGCCGTCAAGCCGATGCGGCGATGCATCGCATCCTGGTGCCGATCAAGGATCTCTCCGCCAGTGCCCGTGAACAGGTGGAATTGGCCTTGCGGGTGATCAACAGTGCGCCGGAGAACCAACGCACCCGGATCACGCTGCTGCACGTGCATGATCCCCGCTTCAGCGGATCGGATCGGTTGTGGATGGAGGAACAGTTGATTCGTTGGCGGCCGGCCGGGATCCCTGCTGATCGCTTCCATATCGTGATTGTGCGGGGGCCGGGTATCGATGGGTCCATTCATCGCCTCAGCCGCGACCACGATCTGGTGATCCTTCGCACCCAACGCCGGCGTGTCGCCGGACTGCCGATTCCCGGCAGCGATCGCACCAGCAAGTTGATCAGTCAGTTGCCCTGCGCGTCGATGGTGATCAGCGATCCGCTGGTCTGA
- a CDS encoding ABC transporter ATP-binding protein has protein sequence MTDRTIFTRSFPLVRLLRHLAPQRRLVITAVICSLLNKLFDLAPPALIGLAVDVVVRGQQSLLARFGIQSVSQQLWVLALLTFVIWAAESLFEYLYDVLWRNLAQTTQHRLRLEAYDHLQQLELAFFEQDSSGRLMAVLNDDINQMERFLDRGANQILQLITTVLVVGIGMAVVAPEVALFAYLPIPVILLGSLRFQRQLAPRYREVRARAGDLASRLANNLGGMLTIKSFTAEPLELQRLEAESLAYLESNGRAIRLSAAFIPLIRFAILFAFVAILLVGGFQALNGQLAVGTYSVLVFITQRLLWPLTALGRTLDEYQRSMASTQRVLDLIDTPVTIRSGQTPLDRRLVRGEIRFEQVDFAYPGRASLLQGFDLMVPSGATVGIVGSTGSGKSTVVKLLLRLYERQGGRILLDGRPIEQLQLRDLRGAIALVSQDVYLFHGKVAENIAYGVANPDPLAIEQAARLAEAAGFIEALPDRYDTLVGERGQRLSGGQRQRIALARAILKDAPVLVLDEATAAVDNDTEAAIQRSLDQITRNRTTVVIAHRLSTVRHADRIVVMEQGRIVEQGRHDELLAHGGVYANLWQVQAGERLIAS, from the coding sequence ATGACGGATCGAACCATCTTCACAAGGTCTTTCCCCCTGGTTCGGTTGCTGCGTCATCTGGCGCCCCAGCGCCGTCTTGTGATCACGGCGGTGATCTGTTCGCTGCTCAACAAGCTCTTTGACCTCGCTCCTCCGGCCTTGATCGGCTTGGCTGTGGATGTGGTGGTGCGTGGTCAGCAGTCCCTGCTGGCGAGATTCGGTATCCAGAGCGTCTCCCAACAGCTGTGGGTGCTGGCGCTGCTCACCTTTGTGATCTGGGCGGCGGAGTCCCTGTTCGAGTACTTGTACGACGTTCTCTGGCGCAACCTGGCCCAGACGACGCAACATCGCCTGCGGCTGGAGGCCTACGACCACCTCCAACAGCTGGAGTTGGCTTTTTTCGAGCAGGACAGCAGCGGCCGTCTGATGGCGGTGCTGAACGATGACATCAATCAGATGGAACGCTTTCTCGATCGCGGTGCCAACCAGATCCTGCAACTGATCACCACGGTGCTGGTCGTGGGCATCGGCATGGCCGTGGTGGCTCCTGAGGTGGCCCTGTTCGCCTATCTGCCGATCCCCGTCATCCTGCTGGGGTCGCTGCGGTTTCAACGGCAACTGGCCCCCCGTTATCGCGAGGTGCGAGCCCGCGCCGGTGATCTCGCCTCACGCCTGGCCAACAACCTCGGCGGCATGCTCACGATCAAGAGCTTCACCGCCGAGCCGCTGGAATTGCAACGGCTTGAAGCGGAAAGCCTTGCCTACCTGGAGAGCAACGGTCGGGCGATCCGCCTGTCGGCGGCCTTCATCCCACTGATCCGTTTTGCCATCCTCTTCGCCTTCGTGGCCATCCTGCTGGTGGGTGGTTTCCAGGCTCTAAATGGTCAGTTGGCTGTGGGCACCTACAGCGTTCTGGTGTTCATCACCCAGCGGCTGCTCTGGCCGCTCACGGCCCTCGGCCGCACGCTTGATGAGTACCAGCGGTCCATGGCCTCCACCCAGCGGGTGTTGGATCTGATCGACACCCCGGTCACGATCCGCAGCGGCCAAACCCCGCTGGACCGACGGCTGGTGCGTGGGGAGATTCGCTTTGAGCAGGTGGATTTCGCCTACCCGGGGCGGGCTTCTCTGTTGCAGGGCTTCGATCTGATGGTGCCGTCCGGGGCAACGGTTGGCATCGTTGGGTCCACTGGCTCCGGCAAGAGCACGGTGGTGAAACTCCTGCTGCGCCTCTATGAGCGTCAGGGGGGGCGAATCCTTCTGGACGGTCGTCCGATCGAACAGCTGCAGCTTCGGGATCTGCGGGGTGCGATCGCGCTGGTGAGTCAGGACGTCTACCTCTTTCACGGCAAGGTGGCTGAGAACATCGCCTATGGCGTTGCCAACCCTGATCCTTTGGCCATCGAGCAGGCTGCCCGTCTGGCGGAGGCCGCTGGTTTCATCGAAGCGCTGCCGGATCGCTACGACACCCTTGTTGGCGAGCGTGGCCAACGCCTCTCCGGTGGCCAGCGTCAGCGCATCGCTCTGGCCCGGGCGATCCTCAAGGACGCCCCGGTGCTGGTGCTGGATGAGGCCACGGCCGCCGTCGACAACGACACCGAAGCGGCGATTCAACGCTCACTGGACCAGATCACCCGAAACCGCACCACCGTGGTGATCGCCCATCGGCTGAGCACGGTGCGCCACGCCGATCGGATTGTGGTGATGGAGCAGGGACGGATTGTGGAACAGGGTCGCCATGACGAGCTGCTGGCCCACGGGGGTGTTTACGCCAATCTCTGGCAGGTGCAAGCCGGCGAACGGCTTATCGCTTCCTGA
- the psbP gene encoding photosystem II reaction center PsbP, with amino-acid sequence MQLLRSLSRLLVCGVLAMALGACAAGPTAGLQSYQSPDGRFAFLYPTGWTQVQVSNGPRVVFHDLIHSDETVSLMVNKVDENNDLSELGSAVAVGERLRREVIATAGSGRTAELVEAQEREVNGHTFYDLEYAVHLEDRDRHELATVVVDRGRLYTLATSVNEDRWEKVNDLCGRVVRSLNLLV; translated from the coding sequence ATGCAGCTGCTCCGCTCCCTCTCCCGCCTGCTCGTCTGCGGGGTCCTGGCGATGGCCCTGGGAGCCTGTGCGGCTGGACCAACCGCAGGGCTGCAGTCGTATCAGAGCCCCGATGGCCGCTTCGCCTTCCTCTATCCCACCGGTTGGACCCAGGTGCAGGTGAGCAATGGGCCGCGGGTGGTGTTTCACGACCTGATCCACAGCGATGAGACCGTGAGTCTGATGGTGAACAAGGTGGATGAGAACAACGACCTCAGCGAACTTGGCAGCGCTGTTGCGGTGGGAGAGCGGCTACGTCGTGAGGTGATCGCCACCGCCGGCAGCGGACGCACCGCCGAGCTGGTGGAAGCCCAGGAGCGTGAGGTGAATGGTCACACCTTCTACGACCTTGAATATGCAGTGCACCTGGAAGACCGCGACCGCCACGAACTGGCGACGGTGGTGGTTGACCGGGGGCGCCTCTACACCCTAGCCACCAGCGTCAACGAAGACCGCTGGGAGAAGGTGAATGACCTCTGCGGCCGGGTGGTGCGCTCGCTCAACCTGTTGGTTTGA
- a CDS encoding AAA family ATPase → MSSSWSPAFATAVHAALVRRCPPAEGGAALAELSQALVDALERGELDLPLTPDRVAVVQASGWLEGDDSPLLQRGERIGWRRWLEAMYGVVEQLLERQPPSLPTPQEAPEPPSTLNPEQQAAVLAMDGAAVVLLSGGPGTGKTSTVVELLRRASQRHPTVRIGLAAPTGKAARRLGDAVRPGLNELPCFTLHRWLEAAGDGFRRHRQRPLELDLLVVDEMSMVDLELMSALLEALPDACRLLLVGDPAQLPPVGSGAVWQRLQDPAVRERFGSAAVHLVHTYRNRGALAALATTLRQQGIEAFRRNLEQLPATANVQHQRASLRRLPPSVRDGWRDRHQRLSALATGLVEMPESELNDAADQLLLELEKDLLLCPRRRGPWSLEDVHRSLLGGGGWMAPLHWPEGVPVICGGNQPELGLANGDLGVKLGTGEQSRVLFRVMAADGQAQIRRLHPARLTSLEPALALTIHRAQGSEADRVTVLWPPLQEDNIAYDSCLLYTAITRAHGSLDLITAVDR, encoded by the coding sequence ATGAGCAGCAGCTGGTCTCCGGCCTTTGCCACAGCGGTCCACGCTGCCCTGGTGCGCCGTTGTCCGCCGGCTGAAGGGGGAGCTGCTCTGGCTGAGCTCAGCCAGGCCCTAGTGGATGCGCTGGAGCGGGGTGAGCTGGATCTGCCGCTCACGCCGGACCGGGTTGCGGTGGTTCAAGCCAGTGGCTGGTTGGAGGGTGACGACTCGCCGCTGCTGCAACGGGGCGAGCGGATCGGCTGGCGGCGCTGGCTGGAAGCCATGTATGGGGTGGTGGAGCAGCTGCTAGAGCGACAGCCGCCATCCCTGCCTACCCCTCAGGAGGCCCCAGAGCCCCCGAGCACGCTCAATCCCGAGCAACAGGCTGCGGTGTTGGCCATGGATGGTGCCGCCGTGGTGCTGCTCAGCGGTGGCCCGGGCACGGGCAAGACCAGCACGGTGGTGGAGCTGCTGCGGCGGGCGAGCCAGCGCCATCCCACAGTGCGCATCGGGTTGGCGGCACCCACCGGTAAAGCAGCGCGTCGGTTGGGGGATGCCGTTCGGCCTGGGTTGAACGAGCTGCCCTGTTTCACGCTGCATCGCTGGCTGGAGGCCGCCGGGGATGGGTTCCGTCGCCATCGTCAGCGACCGCTGGAGCTTGATCTGCTGGTGGTTGATGAGATGTCGATGGTGGATCTGGAGTTGATGAGCGCCCTGCTGGAGGCGTTGCCGGATGCGTGCCGGTTGTTGTTGGTCGGTGACCCGGCGCAGTTGCCTCCGGTGGGGAGTGGTGCGGTCTGGCAACGGTTGCAGGATCCCGCCGTGCGTGAGCGCTTTGGTTCTGCAGCAGTTCATCTGGTGCACACTTACCGCAACCGCGGTGCCTTGGCGGCGTTGGCCACGACCCTGCGTCAGCAGGGGATCGAGGCGTTCAGGCGGAATCTGGAGCAGCTGCCTGCAACGGCCAACGTTCAGCACCAGCGGGCCAGTCTGCGGCGGCTGCCGCCATCGGTGCGGGATGGCTGGCGGGACCGCCATCAGCGCCTCTCAGCCCTGGCGACGGGGTTGGTTGAGATGCCGGAGTCTGAGCTGAACGACGCCGCGGATCAGTTGCTGCTGGAACTGGAGAAGGATTTGCTGCTCTGCCCTCGCCGGCGTGGACCCTGGAGCCTTGAGGACGTGCACCGATCGCTCTTGGGTGGAGGGGGCTGGATGGCCCCGTTGCATTGGCCGGAGGGGGTACCGGTGATCTGTGGCGGCAATCAGCCGGAGCTGGGGCTCGCCAATGGCGATCTCGGCGTCAAGCTGGGAACCGGCGAGCAGAGTCGGGTGCTGTTCCGCGTGATGGCAGCGGATGGGCAGGCGCAGATCCGTCGGCTGCATCCAGCTCGGTTGACGTCCCTGGAGCCGGCTCTGGCGCTCACGATTCATCGGGCCCAGGGCAGCGAGGCTGACCGGGTCACCGTGCTGTGGCCACCGCTGCAGGAGGACAACATCGCCTACGACAGCTGTCTTCTCTACACAGCCATCACGAGGGCCCATGGCAGCCTGGATTTGATCACTGCTGTCGATCGCTGA
- the recR gene encoding recombination mediator RecR: MARLIDQFERLPGIGPRTAQRLALHLLNQPEEQIRQFADSLLEARTQVGQCKTCFHLSADPECEICRNLERRNGLICVVADSRDLLALERTREFQGRYHVLGGLISPMDGIGPELLNVTPLVARINQEDITEVILALTPSVEGDTTSLYLARLLKPFCSVSRIAYGLPMGSELEYADEVTLSRALEGRRPVE, translated from the coding sequence TTGGCCCGGCTGATCGATCAGTTCGAGCGGTTGCCAGGGATTGGCCCGCGCACGGCGCAACGGCTTGCCTTGCATTTGCTGAACCAGCCTGAGGAGCAGATCCGCCAGTTTGCTGATTCCCTGCTGGAGGCCCGCACCCAGGTGGGGCAATGCAAGACCTGCTTTCATCTGTCGGCCGATCCGGAATGCGAGATCTGCCGCAACCTGGAGCGCCGCAACGGTTTGATCTGTGTGGTGGCCGATTCCCGAGACCTGCTGGCCCTAGAGCGCACCCGTGAATTCCAAGGCAGATATCACGTTCTTGGTGGCTTGATCTCGCCGATGGATGGCATCGGCCCGGAGCTGCTCAATGTGACCCCGCTGGTGGCAAGGATTAACCAGGAAGACATCACGGAGGTGATCTTGGCGCTGACCCCCAGCGTGGAGGGGGACACCACCAGTCTTTACCTGGCTCGCTTGCTCAAGCCGTTTTGTTCCGTGAGCCGTATCGCCTACGGCCTGCCGATGGGCAGTGAGCTGGAGTATGCCGACGAGGTCACCCTGAGCAGGGCACTGGAAGGCCGGCGCCCGGTGGAATGA
- the lipA gene encoding lipoyl synthase, translated as MSKYSTIAPTERLPEWLRRPIGDASALERVQGVVKQNRLHTICEEGRCPNRGECYAAGTATFLLGGSICTRSCAFCQVEKGQAPMAVDPAEAQRVADAVEAMQLRYVVLTAVARDDLADHGAALFTTTMEAIRARNPLIAIEVLTPDFWGGHPDPQQAVAAQRERLATVLAAEPVCFNHNLETVQRLQGEVRRGATYKRSLGLLAACRGLAPAIPTKSGLMLGLGESREEVIAAMRDLRDVDCQRLTLGQYLRPSLAHLPVDRYWTPEEFDELGAVARDLGFAQVRSGPLVRSSYHAAD; from the coding sequence ATGAGCAAATACAGCACCATTGCCCCGACGGAACGACTGCCTGAATGGCTGCGGCGACCGATCGGCGATGCATCAGCTCTCGAGCGGGTGCAGGGAGTGGTCAAGCAGAACCGCTTACACACCATCTGCGAAGAGGGGCGCTGCCCCAACCGTGGTGAGTGTTACGCAGCTGGTACTGCCACGTTTTTGCTGGGTGGTTCCATCTGCACCCGCAGCTGTGCCTTCTGCCAAGTGGAGAAGGGCCAGGCACCCATGGCGGTGGATCCTGCTGAAGCGCAACGGGTGGCTGATGCGGTGGAGGCGATGCAGCTGCGTTATGTGGTGCTGACGGCCGTCGCCCGTGATGACCTGGCTGATCACGGTGCAGCCCTGTTCACCACAACGATGGAGGCGATCCGCGCCCGCAATCCGCTGATTGCCATCGAGGTGCTGACGCCGGATTTCTGGGGCGGCCATCCCGACCCACAACAGGCTGTTGCCGCGCAGCGTGAGCGGTTGGCCACCGTGCTCGCGGCTGAACCCGTGTGCTTCAACCACAACCTGGAAACCGTCCAACGCCTGCAAGGTGAGGTGCGGCGCGGTGCCACCTACAAACGATCCCTCGGGCTGCTGGCGGCGTGCCGGGGGCTGGCTCCAGCGATTCCCACCAAATCAGGGTTGATGCTGGGCCTTGGGGAAAGCCGTGAAGAGGTGATTGCTGCGATGCGGGATCTGCGGGACGTGGATTGTCAGCGCCTCACCCTCGGCCAGTACCTGCGTCCGTCCTTGGCTCACCTTCCAGTGGATCGCTACTGGACGCCGGAGGAGTTTGATGAGCTCGGTGCCGTGGCCCGCGATCTCGGGTTTGCCCAGGTGCGCAGTGGTCCGCTGGTGCGCAGCAGCTATCACGCTGCCGACTGA
- a CDS encoding DEAD/DEAH box helicase: protein MNDQQLGETPCTVDLSASALTEQATAEQASPEVFTTTIDAQQPESGFDGFGFSEALLKTLADKGYSEPSPIQKAAFPELMLGRDLVGQAQTGTGKTAAFALPLLERLASGQKTPQALVLAPTRELAMQVADSFKAYSAGHPHLKVLAIYGGTDFRSQINTLRRGVDVVVGTPGRVMDHMRQGTLDTSGLRSLVLDEADEMLRMGFIDDVEWILEQLPQERQVVLFSATMPPEIRRLSKRYLKDPAEVTIRTKDQEGKRIRQRSITVPMPHKLEALQRVLDACGGEGVIIFARTKAITLTVAETLEAGGHQVAVLNGDVPQNQRERTVERLRSGSVDILVATDVAARGLDVDRIGLVINYDMPFDSEAYVHRIGRTGRAGRTGEAVLFVTPRERRFINNLERATGQPIEAMEVPGNSAINQGRLDRLHKRLSEAAHNERPYEEEAALLKELLQRIGTELELSPEQLAYAALSMAIGPDPLLRQKGDDEWIHNNQRRDRDRGGERRERRSDRPARAPEENMQRYRVEVGHRDRVKPGNLVGAIAGETGLQGRAIGRIQIFDNHSFVDLPKGMPEDVFNSLRRLRVMNRELQITQAL from the coding sequence ATGAATGACCAACAGCTCGGGGAGACCCCGTGCACCGTCGATCTGTCCGCATCTGCCCTGACTGAGCAGGCCACTGCAGAGCAGGCGTCTCCTGAAGTCTTCACCACAACGATCGACGCCCAGCAACCGGAATCGGGATTCGATGGGTTCGGATTCAGTGAGGCATTGCTGAAGACTCTGGCTGATAAGGGCTACAGCGAGCCTTCACCGATTCAGAAGGCGGCCTTCCCAGAATTGATGCTGGGGCGTGACCTGGTGGGCCAGGCCCAGACCGGCACCGGAAAAACGGCGGCCTTCGCGTTGCCGTTGCTCGAACGGCTCGCCAGTGGCCAGAAAACCCCGCAGGCCCTCGTGCTGGCACCCACCCGCGAACTGGCCATGCAGGTGGCTGATTCGTTCAAGGCCTATTCCGCTGGGCATCCGCACCTGAAGGTGCTGGCGATTTACGGGGGCACCGACTTCCGTTCTCAGATCAACACCCTGCGCCGAGGCGTGGATGTTGTGGTGGGAACACCGGGCCGGGTGATGGATCACATGCGGCAGGGCACCTTGGACACCTCCGGCCTACGCAGCCTGGTGCTGGATGAAGCCGATGAAATGCTGCGGATGGGCTTCATCGACGATGTCGAATGGATCCTGGAGCAACTGCCGCAGGAACGGCAGGTGGTGCTGTTCTCCGCGACCATGCCACCGGAGATCCGTCGGCTGTCGAAGCGCTATTTAAAGGATCCAGCCGAGGTCACGATCCGCACCAAGGATCAGGAAGGCAAACGGATTCGCCAGCGTTCGATCACCGTGCCGATGCCCCACAAGCTGGAGGCTCTGCAGCGGGTGCTCGATGCCTGCGGTGGTGAAGGGGTGATCATTTTCGCCCGCACCAAGGCCATCACCCTCACCGTGGCGGAGACGCTTGAGGCGGGCGGGCATCAGGTGGCCGTGCTCAACGGTGATGTGCCGCAGAACCAGCGTGAGCGGACGGTGGAACGGCTGCGCAGTGGCTCCGTTGACATCCTTGTGGCCACCGATGTGGCCGCTCGAGGCCTGGATGTGGATCGCATCGGGTTGGTGATCAACTACGACATGCCGTTCGATAGCGAGGCCTACGTCCATCGCATCGGCCGCACCGGCCGGGCCGGTCGCACGGGGGAGGCTGTGCTGTTTGTCACCCCGCGCGAGCGACGCTTCATCAACAACCTTGAGCGGGCAACCGGCCAGCCGATCGAGGCGATGGAGGTCCCAGGCAACTCCGCGATTAACCAGGGTCGACTCGATCGTTTGCACAAACGCCTCAGCGAAGCAGCCCACAACGAGCGGCCCTATGAGGAAGAAGCGGCGCTGCTGAAAGAGCTGTTGCAACGCATCGGCACGGAACTGGAGCTCAGCCCTGAGCAACTGGCCTACGCCGCCCTCAGCATGGCCATCGGCCCAGACCCTTTGCTGCGCCAGAAGGGCGACGACGAGTGGATTCACAACAACCAGCGCCGCGATCGTGATCGAGGCGGCGAACGGAGAGAGCGCCGCTCCGATCGTCCGGCCCGTGCCCCGGAGGAGAACATGCAGCGCTATCGAGTCGAGGTTGGGCACCGTGATCGCGTCAAGCCCGGCAACCTCGTCGGGGCCATCGCCGGAGAAACCGGTCTGCAGGGCCGTGCGATCGGCCGGATTCAGATTTTCGACAACCACAGCTTTGTGGATTTGCCTAAAGGCATGCCGGAGGATGTCTTTAACAGCTTGCGGCGGCTTCGGGTGATGAACCGGGAGCTGCAGATCACTCAGGCGTTGTGA
- a CDS encoding LCP family protein codes for MAALFSNLRHRPLWQVCGLGLAVGLLVSVPLARRHPLAGWWGLGIGDVVVLGQDAGGSNTDTIFTLKVKPGSTRITQIPRDSYINPDGFGAMKINGLLRRGGPEAVERELTRLMNRPVRHHVVVSLQTLPLLANLVGGIEVDVPKRLYYVDRSQDLVIDLQPGRQVLSSKALEGFLRWRNDGYGDFGRLERQQLGLKGLANRLRQPQNLLKLPLLLGVVRTQVQTDLNPVQMAGLAAGLISTDLDAHRLEARPFSRGGISYLETTWPN; via the coding sequence ATGGCCGCGCTGTTCTCCAATTTGCGCCATCGCCCGCTTTGGCAGGTGTGCGGCTTGGGCCTGGCCGTTGGATTGCTGGTGTCGGTTCCGTTGGCTCGGCGTCATCCCCTGGCCGGTTGGTGGGGCCTTGGCATCGGCGACGTGGTGGTGCTGGGGCAGGACGCTGGTGGCAGCAACACCGACACGATCTTCACGTTGAAGGTGAAGCCCGGCAGCACGCGCATCACACAGATTCCCCGCGATAGCTACATCAACCCTGATGGATTCGGGGCGATGAAGATCAATGGATTGCTGAGGCGCGGTGGACCAGAGGCGGTGGAGCGGGAGCTGACGCGGCTGATGAACCGGCCGGTGCGTCATCACGTGGTGGTGTCGCTTCAGACGTTGCCGTTGCTGGCCAATCTGGTGGGCGGCATTGAAGTCGACGTGCCCAAACGGCTGTACTACGTGGATCGCAGCCAGGATCTGGTGATTGACCTGCAGCCTGGGCGTCAGGTGTTGAGCAGCAAGGCGTTGGAGGGATTTCTACGTTGGCGTAACGACGGATATGGCGATTTCGGACGTCTGGAACGACAGCAACTGGGGTTGAAGGGTTTGGCAAATCGTTTGCGGCAGCCGCAGAATCTTTTGAAGCTGCCGCTGTTGCTGGGCGTCGTGCGCACGCAGGTGCAAACCGATCTCAACCCGGTTCAGATGGCTGGTCTTGCCGCGGGATTAATCAGCACTGATCTCGATGCGCATCGGTTGGAAGCGCGACCCTTCAGCCGCGGTGGCATCAGTTACCTTGAAACCACCTGGCCGAATTGA
- a CDS encoding RNA-binding protein produces MTIYIGNLSFQAEQEHLFDLFSEYGEVKNCSLPLDRETGRKRGFAFVEMVNDEDEQKAIDDLQEVEWMGRMIRVSKATPRERSGGPRGGGGGGYRG; encoded by the coding sequence ATGACCATCTACATCGGCAATCTCTCGTTCCAGGCGGAGCAGGAGCATCTGTTCGATCTCTTCAGTGAATACGGCGAAGTCAAGAACTGCAGCCTGCCCCTGGATCGAGAGACCGGACGCAAGCGCGGCTTCGCGTTTGTCGAGATGGTCAACGACGAAGACGAACAGAAAGCCATCGACGACCTTCAGGAGGTTGAGTGGATGGGCCGCATGATCCGCGTCAGCAAGGCCACGCCTCGTGAGCGTTCAGGCGGACCGCGCGGTGGTGGTGGCGGCGGTTATCGCGGCTGA